A window from Aliamphritea hakodatensis encodes these proteins:
- a CDS encoding alpha/beta fold hydrolase, with protein sequence MNYFDNGQFATCYELAGQGMPVVFVHGVGAHLQGWDGVIKAFKGSVRSLRYDLRGHGESERIQGPYQLQAFVDDLQALVTEQGWSRFHLVGFSLGGLIAQAYALQHSRQLHSLTIISSVTDRTPEEQAKVTMRADTLAEGRADKHMAAAVNRWFSDRFIEDHPEIVECRVQRSLNNDPHCYAAAYRVLAESDLADQLPGITCPTLIMTGEEDAGSTPRMAKVMSQRIPDAEVHILPGLKHGVLLEAPDLIAGIMLEFYRRRFNHSLMSGSNPVSNKLMEQGLKVRKEVLGEAYVEAAFDNADDFNCEFQHLVSEYCWGVCWTDDTLNRRERSILNLGMIAALGKSHEFELHFRGALRNGLNPDELKSVLTQIAVYCGIPAGVECFRIARKVLAEESASH encoded by the coding sequence ATGAACTATTTCGATAATGGCCAGTTTGCAACCTGCTATGAGCTGGCCGGTCAGGGAATGCCGGTGGTATTCGTCCATGGTGTAGGTGCACACCTGCAGGGCTGGGATGGTGTGATTAAAGCCTTTAAAGGTTCTGTCAGATCACTGCGTTACGACCTGCGTGGCCATGGTGAAAGTGAGCGGATACAAGGGCCTTACCAGTTGCAGGCGTTTGTAGATGACCTGCAGGCATTGGTGACGGAACAGGGGTGGAGCCGGTTTCATTTGGTCGGCTTCTCACTCGGGGGGCTGATTGCACAGGCATATGCACTGCAACATTCCCGGCAATTGCACAGCCTGACCATCATCAGCTCGGTCACTGACCGTACGCCGGAAGAGCAGGCAAAGGTGACAATGCGGGCCGATACACTGGCCGAAGGCCGGGCTGATAAGCATATGGCGGCAGCGGTAAACCGTTGGTTCAGTGATCGGTTTATTGAGGATCATCCGGAAATCGTCGAGTGCCGGGTGCAGCGTAGCCTGAACAATGACCCCCACTGTTATGCCGCTGCATACCGGGTACTGGCTGAGTCTGATCTGGCTGATCAGCTCCCCGGAATTACCTGTCCGACGCTGATCATGACTGGCGAGGAGGATGCCGGATCGACGCCCCGGATGGCGAAGGTAATGAGCCAGCGGATTCCGGATGCGGAAGTACATATCCTGCCGGGGCTTAAACATGGGGTGTTACTGGAAGCCCCTGACCTGATTGCCGGAATCATGCTTGAGTTTTATCGCCGCCGATTCAACCATTCTTTAATGTCCGGGAGTAACCCTGTGAGTAATAAACTGATGGAACAAGGGCTTAAAGTCCGTAAAGAAGTGCTGGGAGAGGCGTATGTTGAGGCTGCCTTTGACAATGCTGATGACTTTAACTGCGAGTTTCAGCATCTGGTCAGTGAATACTGTTGGGGAGTGTGCTGGACTGACGACACACTTAACCGGCGTGAACGCAGTATCCTGAATCTGGGAATGATTGCAGCTCTGGGTAAAAGTCATGAATTTGAGTTGCATTTTCGGGGGGCTCTGCGCAACGGGTTAAACCCGGATGAGCTGAAATCAGTCCTCACCCAGATTGCAGTTTACTGCGGTATTCCGGCCGGCGTGGAGTGTTTCAGAATCGCTCGCAAAGTATTGGCGGAAGAAAGCGCAAGTCACTGA